The following proteins are co-located in the Elusimicrobiota bacterium genome:
- the pyrF gene encoding orotidine-5'-phosphate decarboxylase has protein sequence MAQLVIALDVNKNEALELVKKLPSKAEYFKIGHKLFTESPEIITELNSLNKKVFLDLKYHDIPSVVGLAIEAVSKKYKPFAITLHTSGGPKMISEAVKARNNLSESNKPLLFGVTILTSLSLDDLKMLFGDKIAETTLDTIVLRLARLAKKNGFDGIVCSGKELSLIKQVLGKEFLTLVPGVQLSVDSFRIDQSRTASIEEAAKIGDYLVVGRQITGAQNPAEMAEKMLELI, from the coding sequence ATGGCACAACTCGTTATTGCTCTTGATGTAAATAAAAATGAAGCATTGGAGCTTGTTAAAAAGCTTCCCTCGAAAGCAGAATATTTCAAAATCGGGCATAAGCTTTTTACAGAATCGCCTGAAATTATCACGGAATTAAATTCTTTAAATAAAAAAGTATTCCTTGACCTGAAATACCACGATATACCAAGTGTCGTGGGATTAGCAATTGAAGCTGTATCAAAAAAATATAAACCTTTTGCAATCACACTTCATACTTCCGGCGGCCCAAAAATGATATCAGAGGCGGTGAAGGCCCGGAATAATCTTTCTGAAAGCAATAAGCCGCTTCTTTTCGGAGTCACCATACTGACGAGCTTGAGTCTTGATGATTTAAAAATGCTTTTTGGAGATAAAATAGCTGAAACAACCCTTGATACCATAGTTTTACGTTTGGCGCGCCTGGCCAAAAAAAATGGATTTGACGGTATTGTATGCTCAGGCAAGGAACTCTCATTGATTAAGCAGGTCCTGGGAAAAGAGTTTTTAACGCTGGTTCCTGGAGTACAGCTTTCTGTGGACAGTTTCCGCATTGACCAATCAAGGACAGCTTCCATTGAGGAAGCGGCAAAAATCGGTGATTATCTCGTAGTCGGCAGGCAGATAACCGGAGCCCAAAATCCGGCTGAAATGGCAGAAAAAATGCTTGAATTAATATAA